A single window of Lepisosteus oculatus isolate fLepOcu1 chromosome 29, fLepOcu1.hap2, whole genome shotgun sequence DNA harbors:
- the diras1a gene encoding GTP-binding protein Di-Ras1a, whose amino-acid sequence MPEQSNDYRVVVFGAGGVGKSSLVLRFVKGTFRDTYIPTIEDTYRQVISCDKSVCTLQITDTTGSHQFPAMQRLSISKGHAFILVYSITSRQSLEELKPIYQQVLQIKGSVENIPVMLVGNKCDETQREVETKEGEAQAAAWKCAFMETSAKMNYNVKELFQELLNLEKKRNMSLNIDGKRSSKQKRADKIKGKCSIM is encoded by the coding sequence ATGCCAGAGCAGAGCAACGACTACCGGGTGGTGGTGTTTGGGGCAGGGGGTGTGGGCAAGAGCTCGTTAGTGCTGCGTTTCGTCAAGGGGACCTTCCGCGACACCTACATCCCCACCATCGAGGACACCTACCGCCAGGTGATCAGCTGTGACAAGAGCGTCTGCACCCTGCAGATCACCGACACCACGGGCAGCCACCAGTTCCCCGCCATGCAGCGCCTCTCCATCTCCAAGGGCCACGCCTTCATCCTGGTCTACTCCATCACCAGCCGCCAGTCTCTGGAGGAGCTGAAGCCCATCTACCAGCAGGTCCTGCAGATCAAGGGCAGCGTGGAGAACATCCCCGTCATGCTGGTGGGCAACAAGTGCGACGAGACCCAGCGGGAGGTCGAGACCAAGGAAGGGGAGGCCCAGGCGGCCGCGTGGAAGTGCGCCTTCATGGAGACCTCGGCGAAGATGAACTACAACGTCAAGGAGCTCTTCCAGGAGCTGCTCAACCTGGAGAAGAAGAGGAACATGAGCCTCAACATTGACGGCAAGCGCTCCAGCAAGCAGAAGCGGGCGGACAAGATCAAGGGGAAGTGCAGCATCATGTAG